The DNA window CTGTGgggtgttgggggggggggtcccgtTTGGGAAGAGAGCAGAGATGTGGGGGGGTCACATTGGGCAAGGGAACAGATATTGGGGGGGGGTCCTACATGTGAAAGGGGCAGCGAGAGGGAGCCAGGTGATTGGGGGGACCGCATtgggaagggagcagagaggtggGGGGCTCCTGTCTGGCTGAGAAACAGCGATGTGGGGGGGTCCCATATGGGACAGCAGTGATGTCAGAGGGATCCCATCAACGGGGAGGACGGAGATTTGGGGGTGGGCTTCCACGCAGGAAAGGCACAGAGGCACAGGGGGATGAATCGGGGGGTTCCCTCCGTTGAAGCTCAGCCCTTCGGTGCTCCCCATCTCACCGCCtcacctcccccccccacaGGAAGATCCCTCCTGCCGTCGACCCGCAgctccccgccgccccggcGCCCCCCAGccccgccggccccgccgctccgACCCCCCCCAGCCCACTCTCGGACCCCCCCGACGCCCACCGGTCCCCGGGACGGCCGCGTCCCCGCCGGCATCAATTACACGGTGGGATCCCCGCACGCGGCCGCCGCCTGCAGCCAACCGGAGTGCGGGGGGGGGCGGCAGCCAATCCATCACCTCCCCGCTGCCGGCCAACATCCCCTCGCCCTCCTTCAGCAAGTTGCCTTCCACCAAGGCCAGCAAATCCTCCCGTGCCAAGGAGGCGGCCGGCGGGACGGAACCGGATTCCGTGGCCCGTAAACGCAAACAGCCCCTGGGGGCGGCCGCCAGCCCCCCCTACAAACGGACCTGCGCCGGAGACGGGGCGAAAAGCAAAAACCCCGCCTGCCAGGCGTCGGCGCCCCCCGGCAAGACGAAAAACGCCGCGGTGGCGGCGCTCAACGGCTCGGTGTGCGCGGGCGGCAGGCTGAAACGAGCGCTGCCCCCGGACTGCCGCCCCCCCCCTCAGCGCCGCTCCGGAACCGCGGGGCTCTCCGTTACACGGAGCCGGggtccccccgccccccccccccgctgcaTTTCGGAGGATGAGGTGAAGAAGCGCAAGAACTCGGCCACGTATTGCCGGCCCTCCAAACCCAAACACGCCGctcccccgcccgcccccccgCCGGCCCCCAGCCCCGCGCCCCCCGACCTGGGCTGCTCCGTCCGTAGGAAGAAACCGGGGAGCGCCCTGAGCTTCGAGGAGAAGCGGAACGTCCTGAAggtaagggggggggggggggcgctggTGGGGGGGTTATGGGCGCACCTCCAGCTGTGGGTGTTGGGGGTTCATCCACGTGTGTGGGAGCTGagtggggaaatgggggggggggggggacgggacTGGGCGCAGCACGGCAGAGCGCCCTGAACGATGGggcggaggggaggggaggtgggCAGCATGGGGACCCTCCAGAGTCGCCCACATCAGCGCCGGGTCGGGGACCCCGCGGTGTTTTATTGAACACCCGCATCCCAACCTGAGGACACCGTTTGGGGCACCGAGACCCTCCGGGGCCGCCCCGTCCTTttagggggggggggaaggggggcaCAGCGCAGGGCTGATCTCACCCAGCTGCTGAccaccttccccccccctttcccttttcctcccccccctccatccATCCCGCAGTCCAAAGCCCATTAACGGAGGCTTCGGGGGCTTCCACCGCCGCCCGGGGTCGCTGCGCATCACGGAGCCCCGAACCGCCGCCGGGAAGCGCCGAggggacaaaaaaaagaaagcgagaaaaaggagaagaaaagggaaaaaaaaaccaaacccacaaaaacccacaagaacacaaaaacccaccaacaaAACGTAACCTCCAGAAAAATACCTCAAGACTCTGATCCTGATCCGTTGCTGCTAAAACAACCCccggggagggggcggccggGGGGGGTCCCCGTGCAGGACTGAACCGCCGGCACCGCGGGTATTTATAAGGATTCCTATCGCTGTTTCGGTTcggtttggggtttttttttgtttgtttgtttgttttttaagaaaagagaaaaggaggaattgGTGTCGTGTgggtgcggggggggggggggggcgcggggGTCCGTGCGGTGTTTGGGACCCCGTGGGGGATTTGGAGTCCAATGGGGGATCGCTTGGTCCCACGGAGTCCTGGTTCACCGAGGGGCTGCGTGTCCTCAAAAGCCCCCCCGGGTCCGGCAGCGTGAAGCCCCGCCTCCCCTCGTGtcccggcccccccccccccgcctccccccgGCCCTTCGGTGGGACCCCCCCGGGGGGCAGAGCGGTGCGGGGGTCTCCGGTGCGTTGTGAGACACGAGTGGGGAACGCACGTTTCTTTATTGTCACCGATGCAGCAGCGCGGCGCTGGCTGAAGCTGAGGACGCAGACGTGGggttggagggggggggggggggctgtgggggggtCAGGTGTGGGGTGGGGGCATTTCCCACCCTGGGATCCCCTGTGTAGggggctcagctgtgctgtggctcaGAGGAAAGGGGCTGTgccccatttcctccccccccccccccccccccggcgtgggcagcagctgtggccTCGGGGGGGTCATGCttcccggggggggggggggggagtcaTGCGTCACGATCAACATGCGGGAGGCAGCGCTGTGCGGGGGGGCATCCACGCAGCAGGGACCCCCGTGTGCTTGGATGCTGTCACCGGTGGGGGTCCCACGGCACCCGGACCcccagggagggggggggctCCACGTCACAGCATCCCCACCGCGGTCCTCACATCCCTTGTGCTCTGCACAGCCGGCGGGGGGGTCCAcaccgtgccccctccccccactACACCACGATGGGGGTGTCGGAGAACACCGAGCTGACCGAGTCTGGATCCGACACCTTCCTCTGCGCCCGGGGTCCCTCCCTCGGTGCCCCCCCCACCACCGCCGCCATCGGCGGGCTCCCCCCGGCTTTGTACCTCCCGTTCTGCCCCCCCGGGGCGGCGCGGTGCCCGGCAATGCGGGGCCTCGAGGGGGGCGGAGGCTCCCCGACGGCGTGGTTGGGGGTGGCGCTGAGCACGGAGGAGTTGAGGCTGTCGTCTCGCGGAGGGGCGGGCGGCTTTTCGGCGGCGGCgcggcagcagcagcggcaCGGGGTGAGGTACAGATAGATGAGCACCAGCACCACGCTGAGGATGCAGCCCACCAGCGTGGTGTAGGCGGTGTTGAGGCCGTCGTGGGGGCCGTGCAGGGTGAAGTTGTGCACCAGCAGCTCCACGTAGAGCGTCTCGTTAAAAGCCGGACCCGACACCCGACACGCGTACGTCCCGCCGTCCTCCGGCCTCAGCGCCcgcagctgcaggctgccgtTGGCCAGCACGGCCGCGCTCCCGTTGCCGCCCTCCTCCGTCACTCTGTCCCCCCCCGGTGTCACCCAGTGGCGGCCGTGCGCCGCCCGCAGGCGGCTGTCGCAGCCCAACGTGACGCTGTCCCCCAGGTACGCCTCCAGCACGGCTTCCTTCGCCTCGCTGCAGTTGAGCAGCTCTCGGGATCCCAGTTCCAGAATGGCCACCGGCGCTCGGTTCGGCGCCGCCGGCAGCTGGCATCGCAGCTCCTCCTGGAAGTCCATCACGGCGCTCAGCCGGCGGTGGCGCCCGCGGGCCAGCAGCTGGAAGAGCGGGCAGTCGCAGCCCAGCGGGTTGCCGTGCAGGTAGAGGCGGTCGCGCAGCCACGCGGGCAGCGCCTGCAGCTCGGCGGCCGGCAGCGAACGCAGGCGGTTGGAGGAGAGGTCgagcagggagagctgagcCGGGCGGCTGCCGTCGCGGAGCAGCTCCAGAGGGAAGCGGGCGATGTGGTTCCGGCCCAGGTAGAGCTTGCGGAGACGGCTCAGGTTGTCGAAGGCGGAGCGGTCGACGGCGGAGATCTCGTTGTTGTagagcagcagcacctccagctcGGGGAGGTCGCTGAAGAGGTTCTCCTCCAGCGTGCGCAGGCGGTTGGAGGACAGGTCCAGGTGGCGGAGGTGAGGGACGTGGGTGAAAGCCTCGGTGGAGACGAAGGCCAAGCCGTTGTGCGCCAGCAGCAGTGCGTGCAGGTGGGCCAGGCGGCCCGGCGCCCAGTCGGCACGCAGGCGGCTGATGTTGTTGTGGCTGAGGTCCAGCACGGCGGCGAAGCGCGGCAGCGGGGCGGGCACGGAGCTCAGGGCGgcctgggagcagctgaggatgTTGGAGGCGCAGACGCAGCGCGTGGGGCAGCTCCCGGCCACCGGCACCGCCAGCACCGCCAGCATCGCCAGCATCACCAGCATCACCAGCACCGCCATGGCACCAAGTGTGGGGGGCATCGGGGTGGGCAGTGGGGTCACAGCATGCGGCAGTGCAGCATGGCACGGGGCTTTGGTCACCCGATGTCACAGCACTGAAAGAGCCTCGGTCACCTCAGTGTCACTGCTTGGAGGTGTCCTGGTCAGCTGGTGTCACGGCGTGGAATGGCCTTGGTCGGCCGATGTCACTGCCTGGGGTGGCTGTGGTCAACCAGTgtcacagcagggctgctcctggtCAAGCAGTCGCAGCGCAGTGTGGCTTTGGTCACCCACTGTCACTGCCTGGGGTGGCTTTGGTCACCCAGTGTCACAGCATGGAGGTGTCCTGCTCACCCAGTGTCGCTGCCTGGAATGGCTGTGGTCAACCAGTgtcacagcagggctgctcctggtCAAGCAGTCGCAGCACAGTGCGGCTTTGGTCACCCAATGCCACTGGGGTGGCTTTGGTAGCCCAGTGTCACAGCATCGGATGGCCTTGGTCACCCAGTGTCACAGCGGGGCTGTCCCAGCTCAAGCAGGGGTagcacagagcagctttggTCACCCAGTGTCAGCAGGGTGGCTTTGATAACCCAGTGTCACAGCATCGGATGGCTCTGCTCACCCAGTGTCACAGCCTGGGCCGGTTTTGGTCACCCAGTGTCACAGCACAGAGGCGTCCTGCTCACGCACCGTCACTGCGCCGGGTGGCCGTGGTCCATCAgtgtcacagcagtgctggcccCGCCGTCGCAGCCCGGCCGGCTCCCTTCACCCCGCGGTCGGTTGGCGCTGCGCTCGCCGCCGTCACCACGTGGATGTCCCCGTTATCACCGCGCGGTGCGGCCGTGCCGGTGCCGGTGCCGTTACACAGCGGGCCGCTTCCGTTCCCCTCCTCCGCCGCTCCGGGCCCGGTACTGCTACACCACGTGAcccagcccggccccgcccccaGCGGAGGATgcttcaccccccccccctcccgcccccccACCGCTCCGGGTATTACCGGAGCCCGCGGCCGGGCCGAAGCGAAACGAACCGAGAGGAGCCGAACCGCGCCGGAATGagccgggccgagccgagccgagccggaCCGAACCGCGCCGTAATgagccgagccgggccgggccgggccgagccccGCACCGCGCTGCAGCGCCCGCGCCCCGGGACGGCGCTCAGGGGGCGGACCCGGCGCGGCGACCCCCGCGCACGGCGCGTTCCCATTGGCTGCCGCCTCGCAGCCCGCAGCCAATCGCGGAGGCTCCCGCTTAACCCCTCGGAGCCCGGCTCGGCCCCGTCGCCTCCATCCCACCCGCAGCCCCAGCCGCAGCCCGGtctccatccctgccccatTTCCCCCCCGTTTCCATCCCCGTCTCCATATtcatcccacccccatccccgTTCGGTCCCTGTCTCCTCTTCTGTCCCTATCCCGTCTCAGTCTCTATCCCCAttcccacctccatcccaccccatccctatattcatcccatctccatccccatccctcttCCAGTTGCTGTCCCTCTAATTTCGGACctgaaattaataaataaaaataacgCCACCCCTCTCTCCAtttctgtccccatcccatctctgtccctgtccccatttCTAGCCCTGTCCCAACACCACCTCCATCCCTGCCCCCATCTTCACACCCATCCCAATCCCTGTCCCTATTTCCACCCCCATCTCTACATttatccccatcccacccctccAAACCCACACCACCTATGCTGAACCACCACCCCCAGCCATGCTCCCCCCCCCAGACCACCCCCCATCCCACAGAGACACAGCagcccccatcccaccccctgccctgtgccaccCCACATTTGGGGTCACCCTGCTTGGGGTCCCACCGAGGGGCACCCCTGGGTGCTGCTGtaggggatggggggggagggggggtggggagaTCCGCAGCCCCCGTGACGcgcagtgctggctctgcttcCCGGCTGTATTTTTAGATGCAAACATTTGTGTCAcattatgattttatttatttatttttttttttcgggTCCAAAATTAGAGGGAAAGGAGCTGGAACAAACAGCGCCGTGATGATGCAGCTCTTTAtttgctgggggggggggggctgcaaTCAAAGGGGagccctgcagtgcagagcGGGCTGCTCCCAGGCCCCTGCCCCCCCCCTTCTGCTGTTATCACCACagacccccccccaccccaccgcCCCTCATCCCAGGCTGGGGGGGGATTCTGTCTGTCCTTTGATCGTCCTCAATTTCTCTGCTGTAATCCGGGCTTTAATCCCTGCCctgcatcccccccccccctccctccccccctcgagtgctcagcagtggggttggggggggtttAGGGGAGGGGGCAGTGCTGGGTTCAAGTGGTTCatttcgggggggggggggggggggctagGAGCCCATTCCCACTCCGTTCCCCCCCCACCATAAACCCCATCCTCACGGCAACATCCCCATCCACACAGCGATCCCCCATCCTCATAACAGCACACCAAGGCCCACAgtgaccccccccccacccccacagtgccccccatccccccactGACTCTTCATTCTCACAGGGACGCTTCCACCCCCATCTCGTGCCCACAAtgccccccccatccccaccgaGACCCCCCCCACAGCCTTACTGGGGGGAGCTGGGAGAAGCAAAGCACGGGGATGCTGAGAGCTGCGAGCAGCCTGCATCCCTCCCCCGATCGCATCCCACCCCCCCATCCCTTGGGGCCGTTGGACATAGCcactcctcccccccccccctcccctcccggGCCCGGTTCCCCGTTCCGTGGCGGCCCATTTTGGGGCCGGGGGCTCCCGGGGCGGTGCGGTGCGGGCGGGAGGCGTTTAGGACCCAGCAGCCGGGCGGTGCGGGAGCATCTCTCGCCGCAGCGGCTCCACAGCACCGGCCCCGGCCCCGAGCatccccgcccggccccgcttCGGGCCCATGGAGCCCCCCCCGGTAGGTAACGGCAGAGCGACGCCCGGGGTGCGCGCGGTGTGGGGCGGGGGGGTCCCCGATGTGCGGTCGTGCAGGGAGGGGGCACCTCCTGCACCCTGATCCATGGCTGTGCTCGGGGATCCCCCCACACCCAGCAGAAGGGGAGACCCccagggtggggaggggagggtggggggCTCCGGAAGGCCCCCCCCCCAGGTCCATGCTCACCCCGCGGTGCCGTTGCAGCTTTTtgtggggggtgggaggggcaGAGGTGCGGGGTTACGTGCGGCCCTCCAAATGCAGAGGGGTCCCCGGGGTGGTCCTGGTGCTGCCCCACGTGGTCCCTGGGGTCTGGGTAAAGATGCAGCGTTTGGGGATGAAACCACGGAGTTTGGGGCTTTTAGCCCCAGAATCGCTCATTTTTCAAGGCAGCAGGGTTTtccttggaggaaaaaaaaagaagggaattgaggggggggggggggccttAATGCAGGGTGTCACAAGTGTGCTGGGGACAAGGGGGGGGTTGCACCTGGGAGCCACCGGGGCGGAGCTGTGACCCCACCTGGGGTCTTATGGGGCCCATTCACCCCAATGTCCCCTCTGTGCCCCCCACTGACGGctccccttccccacagccccacagctccgCCCGgtggagaggagcagggagatgaGTGGTGCTGGGGGCACCCCTGGGTGCGCTGAGCACCTCAGGACCCACCCTGCAGCGAGGCGGCAGCAGCCATAGGGCCATCGGAGCACCCAACGATGCCCCACAGCCCTGCGCCGTCAGCCCCAAGGACGGGCGATGGGCCACAGCATGGAGCCCTCCCTGCCCGCCCTATGGGGCTGGAACGGCTCTAGGGCAGCGCGGGCGCTCCAGCCCTCTCCGGGCCCCATGCCCCCCAACGGCACAGCCGACAGCAAGCCCAAAGACGTGGCTTCCAAATCAGTGGGGCTTTTCTTCATGCTGCTCATCGACCTGACGGCCATCGTGGGCAACGCGGCCGTGATGACCGTCATCGTGAAGACGCCGGCGCTGCGGAAGTTCGTCTTCGTCTTCCATCTCTGCCTGGTGGATTTCCTGGCAGCCCTCACCCTGATGCCGCTGGAGATGCTGTCGGGTTCGGCCGTGTTTGACAGCCCCGTGCTGGGCGAGGCCATGTGCCGCGTCTACCTGTTCCTCAGCGTCTGCTTCATCAGCATGTGCATCCTCTCCATCTCCACCATCAACGTGGAGCGCTACTACTACGTCGTGCACCCCATGCGCTACGAGGTGCGGATGACGGTGGGCCTGGTGGTCTGCGTGCTGGTGGGCGTCTGGCTGAAGGCCGTGGCCACGTCGCTGGTCCCCGTGCTGGGCTGGTTGTCCCCCGACCGCCCTCCGCCCGCCGGCCGCGGCTGCTCCCTGCAATGGAGCCGCGGTCCGTACTGCAAGTTCTTCGTGGTCTTCTTCGCCACGTTCTACTTCCTCCTGCCCCTCCTCATCATCGTGGTGGTTTACTGCAGCATGTTCAAGGTGGCTCGGGTGGCCGCCATGCACCACGGCCCGCTGCCCACCTGGATGGAGACCCCGCGCCGGCGCTCCGAGTCGCTCAGCAGCCGTTCCACCATGGTGACGACCTCGGGTGCCCCCCGCACCACCCCGCAGAGGACGTTCGGTGGGGGCAAAGCGGCCGCCATCCTGCTGGCCGTGGGCGgccagtttcttttctgctggtTGCCCTACTTCTCCTTCCACCTCTACACGGCCCTCAGCACCCAACCCTTGGCTGGGCCGGCGGCCGAGACCGTGGTCACCTGGCTGGGCTACTTCTGCTTTACCTCCAACCCTTTCTTCTACGGGTGCCTCAACCGGCAGATCCGCGGCGAGCTGGGCCGGCTCCTCACCTGCTTCTTCAAGCAGCCTCCCGAGGAGGACCTGCGTCTGCCCAGCCGCGAGGGCTCCATCGAGGAGAACTTCCTGCAGTTCCTGCAGGGCACCGGCTGCCCCGCCGAGCCCCCGCCGCCCCTCGACACCCCCAGCCCCAAGCGGGACCCGGCGCCCATCGATTTCCGCATCCCGGGGCAGGTCGGGGAGGACGCGGGTGAGGGGacggagcggagcggcggggATGGGCTGTGCGTGCCCAAAGCGGAGCTGTAGCGTTGTCCTCGTGGCTCCGGGTGCAAACACGGCTGTAAGGGCAGAACGGTGTGGGTGCATCGATGTGGGAcgtggagggggggggggaatgggggtgCGGGGGCCTCGGGTGGGGTCCTCCACGTTGGGTTGGGGTTTGAGCACCAGGGTTGGGGTCTGGGCCTCCACAGGGCCGGTTCGAAcccccacccatgggtgcccagCTCTCCTGGGTCCTGGGGGCTTGGAGAGACCCACGTGGGGAtgggaggggtctgtggggctcGGTGTGGGGAAGGGGCTGCGGCTTTGGGATGGGCACAGAAACTCTCCATGGGAAAGGCGCCTCGCCCCCCGCCCTGCACGGCCCCGGGACCGCGAGGTGTCGGATCGTGGCACCCCCAACTCAGGGCTGGGGCCGGCTGGACCCCACAGTAACCTCAAGACTACAGCTCCCATCATGCCCCGCCGCACCGAGGCGGAAGTGCCGCGAGCCCCTCTACATCCCGTCGGACACTGCTGCACCGAGGCGGAAGTGACGCGTTCCTCCCAGCTCCCATCACGCACCGCTGTACCGTGGCGGAAGCGGCTTGCGACTCCCGCTCCCATCACACCCCGCCGCATCGAGGCGGaagtgctgctcccagcaggccGCGCCCGGGCGGCGCTTCCCGGCGTGCCCCGCGGGTAACGGTCGCGGCGGGCGGATATCCGGCGCCGCCTGCGGGAGCCGCCCCGGCTGAGGGAGAGGCGCGGTTCGGCTCCGCTCCGGTCCTTCTCTTCTCGCTCCGTTCCTGCCCGGTCCCGGCCCggcggccgccgccccgccgccgccatggGCTGCACGCTGAGCGCCGAGGACAAAGCGGCGGTGGAACGGAGCAAAATGATCGACCGCAACTTACGGGAGGACGGCGAGAAGGCGGCCAAGGaggtgaagctgctgctgctgggtgaggagcggccgggccgggcgggccgCGGGGAGATCCGAGACGGCGCCGCGGGGTCCGAGCGATTCGCGGCCCTTCGGAATCCCGGGCAGCGCCGTGCGGCCGTGTGGCAGCGCTGCTCGGAGCGGCGTTTCGAGGCGCGGCCGTTCCCGGGCTGTGGGCCGCCGTTCCCCGTTGCTGTgctcggcccggccccgctgcccCGCACGGCCGCTCCCGGTGCGCTGTTCGCCAGCGGAGCGACGGGCGCGGCGTGCCCCGTTCTGCTTAATGGCACTTCTGCTTTCCCAGCGCCGCTCCTCCCGTCAGCGCTGCGTTTCCCCGTTCGTCGCGTTCTCTCCTGGGGGTTTTGCGGTGGTCGGCGCAGCGCTTTGTTCTCGGGGGCTTCGCTCCGTTTCGAACGACGCCCGCGTGTTgtcagggcagagcagcactggttTGGTGTCTGCAGGTCCGGTTGTTTCCTCGGGGCCGTTTGGGGGCTGTCCGACCTCGTCAGCGGGTGGTGGAGGTGAGGGGGCAGCCAGGAGGCAGACGGAGATCCATGAACACAGAGCTCAGGTGGGGCTTGGGAGGCGCAGCGGCACGGCAGGGCGCTTTGGGCCCCGGCTGCCTTTGAAAAcacctctgctgtgctttttgggTTACTCAC is part of the Lagopus muta isolate bLagMut1 chromosome 24, bLagMut1 primary, whole genome shotgun sequence genome and encodes:
- the GPR61 gene encoding G-protein coupled receptor 61; translation: MGHSMEPSLPALWGWNGSRAARALQPSPGPMPPNGTADSKPKDVASKSVGLFFMLLIDLTAIVGNAAVMTVIVKTPALRKFVFVFHLCLVDFLAALTLMPLEMLSGSAVFDSPVLGEAMCRVYLFLSVCFISMCILSISTINVERYYYVVHPMRYEVRMTVGLVVCVLVGVWLKAVATSLVPVLGWLSPDRPPPAGRGCSLQWSRGPYCKFFVVFFATFYFLLPLLIIVVVYCSMFKVARVAAMHHGPLPTWMETPRRRSESLSSRSTMVTTSGAPRTTPQRTFGGGKAAAILLAVGGQFLFCWLPYFSFHLYTALSTQPLAGPAAETVVTWLGYFCFTSNPFFYGCLNRQIRGELGRLLTCFFKQPPEEDLRLPSREGSIEENFLQFLQGTGCPAEPPPPLDTPSPKRDPAPIDFRIPGQVGEDAGEGTERSGGDGLCVPKAEL
- the AMIGO1 gene encoding amphoterin-induced protein 1; translation: MPPTLGAMAVLVMLVMLAMLAVLAVPVAGSCPTRCVCASNILSCSQAALSSVPAPLPRFAAVLDLSHNNISRLRADWAPGRLAHLHALLLAHNGLAFVSTEAFTHVPHLRHLDLSSNRLRTLEENLFSDLPELEVLLLYNNEISAVDRSAFDNLSRLRKLYLGRNHIARFPLELLRDGSRPAQLSLLDLSSNRLRSLPAAELQALPAWLRDRLYLHGNPLGCDCPLFQLLARGRHRRLSAVMDFQEELRCQLPAAPNRAPVAILELGSRELLNCSEAKEAVLEAYLGDSVTLGCDSRLRAAHGRHWVTPGGDRVTEEGGNGSAAVLANGSLQLRALRPEDGGTYACRVSGPAFNETLYVELLVHNFTLHGPHDGLNTAYTTLVGCILSVVLVLIYLYLTPCRCCCRAAAEKPPAPPRDDSLNSSVLSATPNHAVGEPPPPSRPRIAGHRAAPGGQNGRYKAGGSPPMAAVVGGAPREGPRAQRKVSDPDSVSSVFSDTPIVV